CCCGGGTGCAGATTCTTGCCCGATTTGGAAGGAAGCAGCTGTGGCCTGCAGGGCTGCTGACTCACCTCCTGGTGCGGAGCCAGGCACCTGGACCTCCATCGCTCTGCTTTCCCAGGATCCTCCCCGTTTCTCCTGAGTCAGACGGCGGCGCCTTTAGCTCTGGGAACAAGGGTCCCTGCAGCTGCTTGTGCAGGCTGCCCTTCTGCCCAGGTCAGGGCACAGGGGACACAGGGCTCAGTCTGTGTTGGGTTTCGCCTGTGCTCCTGGGGGGCTGCTGCCTGCCGTGGATTGACTTCAAACCTCCACTGGTCATGGAGACTCAGCCTCAAAGAAAATGCTTAAAAGGCACTCAGTCCTCTGTCAAAGGAactctggtaccagggattgaacccagggacccttgagccaaacccccagcccttttaaatttttatttagagacagagtttcactaaattgctccGGGGGCTCggtaaatttctgaggctggcctccaacttgcgatcctcctgcctcagcctcccatgtcgcTGGGAGGACAAGcgtgcactactgcacccagtTATCTGCATCCATCTTGCAAGCTGCAAGGCCCCAGTAGTGTTGCTGGGCAAAGAAACGACCTTGCTGAGCCCTTGTGACTGGTGAAATTGCCAGAACAGCTGATGTGCCCTGGGGTCTGCCACCCAGAGCTAGAACAGAAAGCTGTCAGCACCCCGTGCCTCGTGTGCCCCATCCCCCCAGCCCACCCTGTTCAGGCCACGTTGGTCAGGGAAGCAGACGGGGTAGGGACCCCATCTCCCCCGGGGCACTCAAGAGGGACCACCTGGGACAGAGCCTTGGCAACTTATGCAGGGCTGTCTGGTGGCGGGGGAGCCAGCAGACCTGAGGACCCAGGAAGATCCTAAAGAGGGTCCCGGGAAGGCCCGAACCAGCCCCTTGTGAGGAAGGAGGTGTCTGGCCTTGCAGGAGTGGCCATGGCGACAGATTGCATCCCCCAGGGGGAAGCAAGAGGTGGGAAGGGGTGCCTGGGGGTTCCCAACTGGATGCGGTGTGTCGAGAGCCTTTCTCTTTAGCGGGTGAGTGATTCGAACAAGTCTTTCTTGGCTTcatttgtagatgaggaaactcaggcttcaagagaaaattttttttgttttgttttttggtcccagggattgaacccaggggtgcttcactactgagccatgtccccagtccttttgattatttagagacagggtctcgctgagttgttgaggctggcctccaacttgcgatcctcctgcctcagcctcctcagcgcCTGGCTCACAGGCGTGGACCACCGCATCCAACGGGGAGAGGAATCTTGCTCTAGACCGAAACCCCAGCGCAGTCAGGCCCAGAATCCCGAGCCTCAGCCTCTCGGGTTGTCCCCAGCTCCCTTCTGACTAAAGGTTACAGATGGAAGCTCAGTCCTGATCGAAACTTCATGTACCATGTCCTTACTCAAGAGTGTCGGGTGCCTTGAGTGTTCAACTGAACGGGGACTCCTTGATGCCAATTTTGGGGACACAGTAAGTAAATGAATCGTGGACATTCCTTCCCCCACAACTGACTGTGACTTCAGGGCAGGACACACAGGCCTTAGAGTTAGGTAGAATCCTGAGCTGGTGGCCACTTGCTGGCTGTGAGGTCTCTGAGCCTTTCGGCAACGGGAGAGGCTGCTTCGCCGGGGTTGTTCTCAGGTTTGAGATGGCTTTGGCATAGGCTGCTACTCAGGGACAGGGGACCCATCCTGGGAGACCCCATAAAGTCAGTAAGCAGCCCAGCTGAAGGGTCTGGGGGAGGAAGCGGGGGGTGACGAGTGGGTACAGAGAGATTCTGGAAGAATGGTTTTGGAGGAACCATCATTTGAAGGGATGACATTATCCAAGATATGAGTGCAGGGAGGAAGGTGAGTCCAAGGAGTAAGAGACCAGGACGCAAGCGACAGAAACCCAATCCCAACTAGTTTATGCAACCAGCAATGTAGCCGCTCACATCAGAGTCAGATGTGTCTGAgcttcaggcatggctggatccagCAACTCCACTCATGTCTTCACTCCTTCATTACTGGCTccaatttttgtcctttttcGGGTGATGCTCAAAGATAGTCACTAGCTATTCTGGTCCCATGTCCCTACCACTGAGTGATCCCAGAGGGGAAAATCACCTCTTTCCCCGTAGTTCCAGGAAAAGTCCCAGGATTGGCTATCATGGAACCTACTGGGGTCAAGAATCCATTTCTGACCCCAATCGCTGTGGCTGGGTGAATAACTGACTGAACACACCTTGACCAGGTCTTGGGTCACATGACTATCCCTGGGGTGAGGGGTATTCAGACCCCAGAGTTCTGCAGCCTGACCCTGGAATGCAGGGTGAGCTAGGTCCCCAAAGGGAAATTAAAGTGCTCCCTCAGCAGTCCACGGAGCACTCAGGTGCTCCTGGAGGATGCAGGCCTTGCGACGGAGAAGACAAAGTCAGAGAACTCCATCATCCAGGGATGAAATAAGAGGAACCTGGAGGCAGGGAACAGACTGGGAATGGCAGGTGGCATGAACAGCAAAGGGcagatttaaggaagaaatatggAAGGACAATGAAGCCCTAAGGACAACCTGAAGGGCCCGTTAGCGCCCATGCCATGTCCCCAAAGGATACATGGCATTTTAGCTTTccgtcactgtgacaaaatacttgagaaaatcagCTTTAAAGAGACAAAAGGTTAGTTTTGGCTagcagtttcagaggtttcggtCCACGGTGTCTTGGCCCTGTGgcagggcagaacatcatggtggggggCACTCAGTGGaagaagctgctcacctcatggcagcctggaagcagagagggagggaggaagaggctggaGCCCCATACCCCCTTCAAGgacacgcccccaatgacctaacttacTTCCACGGGCGCTGCTTCcagaagtttccaccacctctcaatcaGCGCCATCAGCCGGGGCCCAGCCTTCCCCACAAGAGTTTTGGGAGGACATTTAGGGTGCAGGAACTCAAGGGGGGATCCTAGGAGCCCACAGACCGTGGAGTATTCAGTGAACAATCAGGTGGGAGGCAGACACCTCCTTCACCCTCTCGGAACCGCAAAGAAATTGGTCAGAAAGCAGAGTCCCTGCCGACCCCCTGAATTCAGATCTGGACACCTGGGCCGGAAGGTGGCCTCTGGGTCTGCTGGGGTGCCTGGAGGGTGTCCTCGGACGCATCACACTTAGCTGGTCAGTAGCACCACCCTAGAATTCTGGGTAGGTCTCAGGCCTGCTGGCTGCTGGCGGCCACTGGCTGGCCCCATAGGCGGCAAGGGACAGGACCTGAGGGCACAGTGCCCCAGTCGGAGCCGTAAGTGAATGTCGCTGTTCCCGCCTGGCGGGGGCTCCTCCCCAGACCCAGGCCTGCCTACCTCCTGGGTTCCCAACGGAGCTGTGCCCTAAGGACAGGGACCCCGGCTCTCCCTGTCACCAAGGCTCAACCTGCTTCTACACATCTCTCTGAACTTCTGCCAAGAGGGCCACGGTGGGCTTGAGGGGCGTGGGGACAGCTGTGTCCCCCCCTGGCCAGGAAGcttgggcagggcagggcagggcagggcagggcgcgACCAGCCCAGGCCAGGCCTGTGGAACTCACGCCGGCTGGTGGCTCAGCTGGGCAGGGAAGAAGCCCCATCAGCTCTGAAGAGATTAACACCAGAGTGGCCACTTGCCCAGGCGGCCCAGGGGTCTGCCTCCTGAGCCCACCCGTGTCAGGGTGGGTGGTGGCGGCCAGGGCCAGGTCAGGGGGACCGGGAGGCGGGCTTTCTACCACTGCTATTGCCAAAGGCCTCCCCACCCTTTCTGGGAGAAAGAGCACCCCTGCCCGCCTGTGTGGGTACATAGCTCCTATTCCAGAACGTTCGCTGGCTCCCACCGGCCCCAGGGCCTTCCTCCTTCTCAGTAAGCTTGGGTCCCCTTTGTGGCTCCAGATGGGCCAACAGGTAAGGAGGAGTAAGGGCCAGGCTGGGGCCACACCTGCAGGGAGGTCCTGTTGGGACAGGACCTGGTTGCTCCAGATTCAGAATAGCCCTGAAAGAAGCAACCTGTGGCTGCCCGCTGGGGTCCCCTGATAGAGCCTTAGGGACCTTGACCAACTTCCAGCCCCGACAGGCGTGCTAGAGGGCGGGTGCAGGGGCAGCCTCACAGCCCCAGGAGGACCGAACCATCCCCTGCCCCGCCTCCAGGCGGATCTCACGCAGCCTTCGCAGAAGGCAGCGGAGGCTGCTCCTGGGATCGGCCGGGTCCCCCCCTCACCCTGCAGGGACCGTCCCTTGCAAGAGGTTCCTGGCACGCTCCAGGCCTCCTGCGCACAGATGCGGGTGCGAGGACCCCGGGCCCACCCACCCAAAGCGCGTCCCCTTCCTCATCCCGCTCGGTAGAAAACGAGGACGGTTCAAAGGTTCCAACAATGTTTTTATTGTGTCCCCTCCCGCTCCAAAAAAGGCCCCCGGGACGGAGGAAGCGCCGCGCAGCGCGGAGCCCGAGCGATTGTCGCGCGCCCGGGGCGGCGAAGAGGGCGGGGCCGCGGCCGCGTCCCGGCAACCAGCGGCCCCGCCCGGGCAGGCGCGGCCTCGGCCATTGGCGCCCAGGGGCCGGTAACCAAGGCGACGGCCGTTGCCAAGGGCGAGAGCCAATCGGGGCGTCGCCAGGGCTGTTTCAAAAATCTAAAGCAAACAACAGCAGAAAGGCTGGCCGCGGGGGGAGGGGCGGCGGAGGGGGCCCGGAGGGGACCGGGGGCGGCCGGAGGGGACCGGGCCTGGCGCCGCGTACAAAACCGAACCCACGTCGGGGTGGGAAAAACCAAAACGCCGGAAACAGAAACCAATAAACAAAAACCAGAGAGCCGGGCGCGCGCGGGCGGGCGCTCACTTGCGGCCCTTGGGCACCTTGGGGACGCTGGGCTTGGCCGCCTTCTTCACCTTCGCGcccccggccgccgccgccgccgccgccttcTTGGCCTTGGCGCTGCCCTTGTCCTTCCTGGCGGCGGCCGCGGCCTTCGGGGGCGCGCGCTTCTCGGCCGGGCGCCCTTGGCGGGCTTCGGGTCCGCGCGCCGGGGCGCGGCCGCCTTCCGGGCCTTGGGCGCGGCGGGCGCGGGCGCGGGCGCcggggcggcgggggcggcgcgCCGCTCGCCGGCCTCCAGCTTCTTGCGGTTCAGCTTGAAGGAGCCGTTGGCGCCCGTGCCCTTCACCTGCAGCAGCGTGTCGTTCTGCACCAGCGCGCGGATCGAGTACTTGAGGTAGGTGCGCCCGTTCTGCTGGTCGAACCACGCCACCTGCCTGGCCTCCGCGTAGATGCGCGCCAGCGACGAGCCGCCGCGCTCGCCCAGCCTGCGGATCGTCTCCACCACCAGCTGGCTGTACTTGCCCGCTGGTTCTTCTTGCGCCCGTTCTTCCTCTTCCTCGCGGGCGCCAGCGCCGCCGCCgcgcccccgccgccgcccgcgcGCGCCGCCTTCCTGGCCGCCCCCTCGGCGCCCGTGGGCGGCAGggcctcctccagctccaccGACATGGTGGCCAGCGGGTTGGTGGCGGGCGGCGCGCGGAAGCCGGGGGGCCGCGCCGGGAAGAGGAAGGCGAGGGGCCGCGGGGGCGCCGGGGGGGCTGGGGGCGCGCGGCGGCTCCAGGCGGGAGCGGCCGCGGCCGGGCCTGGGGCCGGGCGGCAGGGCTGGGGGCGGGCGGGCCGAGCGGGAGCGAGGGgccggggcggggggcgggggtcCCAGGCCGGGGCGGGAGCGCGGAGCCGATCGGAGCGAGGGGAGCTCGGAGCCCAAGCGcgctgctgccgctgccgctgctgctgctgccgccgccgagCTCGCCGGCGCCGCTGGAGCCGTCTGGGCGTGCGCGCTGCGCTCTGGCGGGGAGAGCGCCCCGCTCCGCCTTTATGGCTCCATGGCGGACCACGTTGAGAACAACAACAGCCTGGTCCGGGGCCAGCGCCAACTTGTGCTTCTTGGAGCCCCTTTCCCGGCCGCTGGCTTGCAGGACGGCGCCTCTTCCGCGCCGCCGCGCCCGCAGCCAGGCGGCCCGGACGGGGTTCCAGCCCGCGGCGCGGCGCACAGGCGGCTGGCGCCCGGGAAGGGCTCGGCAAAGGGGAACGGAGAGGTGCACCCTAGGCTGCGGGAGCGCCAGAGGAGGGGGGCATCCCGTTTGGAAGCGAATAGCGGGGGCCCCGGGGGTGGCCCCGTGGCCCGGAGCTTTGCAGATGGCAACCAAGAGTGCGCCACGGGCCACCGAGCCCTGGCCGGGCCCCGGGGCCCCCAGATCCGCCCGCAGGACGGGCTTTAATTTGTCCCAACTAACACAGGGCACGCCCTCCCGTGGTCGGCTAGGGCAGCGCGAAGTGAGCTAGGACTTCTTCCAGGGGGTCTCCTCCTGATCCAAAGGGAATCGCGGATGCGACGCGCCCTGCAGGCGCGCGCCTGGGGTCGTTTGCCTCGGGGTCCCTGACACCACCGAGGGGGGCAGCGACCCCTGGACCCTCTGCGGGGACACTTGCCTCGCGGCTCCCTGATGCCCCAAGTGCCCCATTTTGAGATGCATGAGTAAGGTACCCCTAGTTCTCCCCAAAGTCCAACCGGAAGCTCCAGGGTGGTGGGCGAGTGTCCCAGAGCCGACGGGCTCGGGGAACCGCTCTGGGCTGCCGACCTCGCCCCTCCCGCCGCTTGTCTGGGGAGGGCAATTTGGGCAGGAACACGTTGAAAGAGAGCGGGGTCTCTGCGGTCCCCCTTCCTGGGCATCAGAGGCGTCCTCCGGGCGGGGGCGGGTGCTGCGCCAGCCCCGAGGCCCTGCGCTCTGGGGATCGCTATACGGGAGTGCAGAGGAGGTAAGGGGGGTTTTCTGGAAGCCGGAGGGCTGTCACTTGCGGAAACCAAGGTCGTGGTGAGACTCTGGGGGAGGAAAGTGGATTCTTTCCAGGTGAATGAactccacccctcccacacccgcGCACCATCCTGGCCCTGCTGGTGGCAGGGGCGTGGCAGAGGGGCAGACAGTAAGCAATCTCTTGAGACCCCATCATGCCCAAACCCTGGGGGGCAGGGACAGGTGGGGTGGGTCAGGCTGCTAACCAACTGGGGTTCCCAGTGCTGGGAAGTGGAATTTGCAGTTGGCAAAAGCCAGAGACCACTGACGTCCCTGAAAGGGTATAGGTGGGCCTGTTGGGGGTCTTGAGCTGCGGCAGACCCCCTCGCCCAGGGCCAGTCCtggcttcccctcccctcctgagCGTGACACTGTCACAGGCCCCCCTGTTCTGTCCCCTAGAGATGAGGAAATCGGGgcctggtgggggcaggggcgCGGGCCAGCGTTATGAATACACAAGACAGACCGCAGCCCCGGCCCCTGGCAGCAGAGCCCAGGAAGAAGGGACAAGGGCCACCCAGATTTCCTAACAAAGGGAACTGGTTTCTGAAAGTCCCCGAGCTGAGCCCAGGACAGCACCTGGAGCAGGAAGGGCCGTGCGGAGACCACACCCTTGAGTCTGGATTCCAGTCCTGGCTCCCTAAAAGCTTCGGTCCACGGATGAAAGAGAGGCAGAAAGGATGAGGTGCCCACCCCCGGGCACTGGTGCCATCCAAGACGGAGCAGAGGTGTCCCCCCTGGGGAGGCGATGGTGGC
This DNA window, taken from Sciurus carolinensis chromosome 19, mSciCar1.2, whole genome shotgun sequence, encodes the following:
- the LOC124971050 gene encoding LOW QUALITY PROTEIN: histone H1.10 (The sequence of the model RefSeq protein was modified relative to this genomic sequence to represent the inferred CDS: inserted 1 base in 1 codon; deleted 2 bases in 1 codon), yielding MSVELEEALPPTGAEGAARKAARAGGGGGAAAALAPARKRKNGRKKNQXGKYSQLVVETIRRLGERGGSSLARIYAEARQVAWFDQQNGRTYLKYSIRALVQNDTLLQVKGTGANGSFKLNRKKLEAGERRAAPAAPAPAPAPAAPKARKAAAPRRADPKPAKGARPKRAPPKAAAAARKDKGSAKAKKAAAAAAAGGAKVKKAAKPSVPKVPKGRK